Genomic DNA from Geotrypetes seraphini chromosome 7, aGeoSer1.1, whole genome shotgun sequence:
ATCTCTCTCTCCCAGCTCAAACGATGGCATCTGTATTTCATGATAAACCTTTTCTGTTCAGGTTGTTGAAATGCAGTTGAATCCTGCTAAAACCCATAACTGAATGGTCTACGTAGAACTAAGAAAATGTCAACATTCAGATGAAAGCAGGAGAAAGGGAACAGCGGGACATTTTGAGCGTCTCTGATGTGACAGCTTCTTGTGCTTtgtgctctctctttctctctacagCTCTGACACATCCTTTACGATCACACTGAATGGCAAAGATCCCCTCAGCGGAGAGCAGGAGACGCTGGTTTCTTATGGGATAGTTTCTGGAGATTTGATTTGTTTGTTACTTCCAGAATCTGCCACGGCACACCTTTCACCTCAGCGGTACTCCCCACTCTCTCGCGCGCCTCAGAGCAATCAGGCGGCTCACAGTGTAATCACTGTCCGTAGCCAGGCCAGGACAGAAACTGAAGAAAGCCCAGGCGAATCCCTGCAGAACTGCAACACTATGGCTGGGATTGAGGATAACTTTACGGTGAGTACCAAGCTGAGACCAGCAGACTTTGATTAAAAATAGGACACAATCCAATGTGTGTGCTGCAGGTTTTCTGTGATGagtggagtaataataataacagtttatataccgcaggaccgtgaagttctatgcggtttacaatgaattagaaagattctacaaattgaatggaacattcatagttggagattagtggttaacagtttacgagatcagatttggggggtgggattgtgatggggtcttttgtacagattcgttacctaggtatttcaagaacaggtatgtttttaggtgtttcctaaattcaccatagttgtttgtgtgtgtaattagtttttccaggtctttgccccataaggctgcttgataccaTAGAAGACCTGGGGATGGGTAATAAATGGGGGATGGGTAATAAATTAACCACAATCAGGTGGCATCCAGTAATTCTGCTCTTGTGGGGCCTAATTGCCACTAGTGGGATGTGATAGAACTCATGGCTTGTTTTGGTTGCTTTATTGATTTCAAAAGTGCCTGCATTTGAAATACAAGAGAGGCTGAATGATGCCCCAGGTGAACCTTCACCCGTgcaccttccccacccccacagtactctttcccttccttcctacccTCACCAAAGGGAGCGGGCATTTCCCTTCTTTACCCTCCTTTGAGTCAtttcagttaccggatgctagggtccaccttggggattagcacccaagaaaaggatctgggtgtcatcgtagacaatacgatgaaaccttccgcccaatgtgcagcggcggccaaaaaagcaaacaggatgctaggaattattaaaaaaggcatggttaacaagactaagaatgttataatgcccctgtatcactccatggtgcgacctcatctggagtattgcgttcaattctggtctccttatctcaagaaagatatagtggcactagaaaaggttcaaagaagaatgaccaagatggtaaaggggatggaactcctctcgtatggttagggctcttcagcttagaaaagagacagctgagggggtgatatgattgaagtctacaaaatcctgagtggagtagaacaggatcgatttttcactccgtcaaaaattacagagggaaattttttttttcaatcggagaatagttaagctgtgaaatgtgttgccagaggttgtggtaagagcggatagcgtagctggttttaagaaaggttgggacaagttcctggaggaaaagtccatagtctgttattgagacagacatgggggattccactgcttgccctggtttggAAGCatggaacataagaaatgccttcactggatcagaccgaggtccatcaagtccagcgatccgctcacgcggcggcccatttaggttctctattatgaaaacctgaaattaccgtatccctcaatatgatttgcaagaaggtgtatatccaacttgtgcttgaaaccccgaagagtagtctccgccacaacaccctcaggaagagaattccaagcgcccaccactcgttgtgagaaacagaacttcctggcattcgtcctgaacctgctgccacccagtttcaggctatgacctcttgtccgtgtcacatctgaaaatcttagtaatgctgcttcttggtctatttcatcaaatccttttaatattttaaaagtctctatcaaatcgaatgttgctgctacttgggttttggccaggtactagtgacctggattggccatcgtgagaatgggctgctgggcttgatggaccttttgtctgacctagtaagtctattcttatgtttaaaCTCTGTGCCCCCTCCGGTTCCAATGTCCTCATCTTCAATATCCTGGTCCAGTGTTCAGACTCTTCCTTCTGCTGCCATTGGCATCTCTGTCTGGTTACGTCAAAAGTACTGGGTTAAGAAAGGGGAAATCAGGTGATGCTACCCTGCCATATCACTGGCCCCTTAATGCTGCTGCTTTGAGCCATCCCTGGAGGCCGGAAAGCAGCAGTGAGTGAGGAGAATGCACTCTAGAGCagtttgggccagattctgtaaatggcacttaTATTGGCAGTCGCCTACAAAAACGGCGGCGACCGCATATCAATTGCGCTTAAAGAATCAGCTAATGACACCTAGCACAGAAGTTAGGCGTTTGCAATGTATCCCAGGGGTTTATTGGCCTATATTGCAGATGCCTAAGTTCttccgtgtttccctgaaaataaggcctaccccaaaagtaagccctagcatgatttttaaaggtgctcctaatattactcctaccccaaaaataagccctaattggatcggagggatggaaagatgggaaggagggagggagggatagaaagatgctgcacattggggggggggagaggaaagaggaagaattggggtggaggagaggaagggagagatgatcgttGTACATGAAGAAAATAAGCCTGAGTgctttttttggaccccaaattaatataagacactgtcttctTTTCGGGGAAACCTGGTATTTAGGCGCCAATAGGCACAGTTTTAAGGTCAACTCTACCCCTAGCCAAGCCTACTTTGATCTTTGTTGGCTTGGAGTAGACGCCTTCTGGcatctactttttaaaaaattgttttttaatggcacggtcaattactgcgccgattaaagccaattaaaacaaagtagagtgcctaccaccgcctaacttacaGCGCCGTTCACAGACTACCACCCTTTGTGTGCGCTGTCCTGCCAAATGTAATCCTTTGGGGCACTGTTAATCAATCttgtgtgtttcttttcctgattTTTAAGTCAGGAGGAAGCGGGGTTCCTGGAGAATCCAACTTCAGGGTTTTGCCGGCAGACATGGATACAGAAGACGTTCCATCACCCTGTCCCTTGGAACCAATGCTTTGCAGCGAGGCTACAGACGGGCATGTGCCACACTCCTTAGAGAAGTTATACCATGCGGCTGAGTGCACCAACTCCAGCGATGCACTAATTGTGGTGGTGCATCTGCTCATGCTGGAGACAGGCTATTTACCTAAGGTAAGAGAAGAAACGGGGATTAGACTTTAAAGGGGCACAATGGCCCTCTCGGGGCTTTCACTGACTCTGGGGCGGATCCTTTCGTGCTGGTTCAGTCCTTGAGAGCTGCAAACAGACAAGGGATATCCTCAAAGCCTGAAGCACATGCACGAGTGAGATCTGTGGGCATGCCAGTGTTTCTCAGGCATATTATcaaagatatcctgaaaacctggccagtttgcagccctcaaggactgaagCCTGAATTATACACTTCTGTGCCCTGCTGATCTCACTGATTTGGTTTTGTTCTATTGAGGTTTTTTTGcgcatttttattttgctcttTTCCCCGTGTTCAAGAATTCAACCTCTTGTAGTGAGCCTGTTCTTGAGTTGTTCGTTCTTGATTCAGACTTTACAGGTGCCAGTCCCGTGTATGAAAATGCTCAGCACAGTTGCATCCTAATTTACACAGAATCATAATGTCGGGGAGCACTAACAGATCTTTAGGGAAGAAATGAACAGAAGGTCTCGTCTTCCGATACTTTCCCTACATTTCCCTCCATACTTCTTATGTATGATACACAGCTATTTCCGCCATTCACCATCTTCAgctttgcagtccaaagtatccAAGCCCTCTTTTTCCCTCTTACAGGATCTGCTGGAGTTTCTTTAAGGTCACACAGTGCACCCACCATGAAAATAGTTCTGTTTTTATTGTCTCATGCTGACACAGTAAAAATtaaagtaaacatagaaacatagaagatgacggcagataagggccatagcccatcaggtctgcccactctactgatccacccccaagtctactatcctagggatcccactcctggtgtcaggttcccttggcttaaccctctaagggatcccacatgggcatcccatttgctcttaaattcttgcacgctgtttgcctcgatcaagTATAGCTGTAGCCCGCTTGAAATCATTAATGTGGTGTTAATTTGAGTGTAAACTTCTGTATGGATTCTAGCAAAATGTATGGGGAGAATCATGAAGTAATACTGAGAGTTAAAATCACAGTCTCTGTACTTTGGATGTTGCTTTGGAGATTTTTACTTTTAAACAATGTTTTCATCCTTATTCTCTGCACACAGGGATCAGACAGCAAAGTCCTACTGATGCCAGACAGATGGCGAAATGGAGGCATTTACAAGCTGCAGTATACGCACCCCCTCTCTGATGTAGGCTTATCAACGCTCACCTGTGTGCCCATGGGGAATCTGATCGTTGTCAACGGTACTGTGCTGCCAGACCTCTCTGCTCGCAGCTTTACCATTCCAAGCCGTGGCAATAGGCAGTATGAAAGAACTTGGTTAGGGTCAAAATAATATCCAGAGAATCCAGTGCTATAGCAATGTGTATGTGCCACAACACAGGCTTTCAATGTTTCCACAATGAATGAGATTAATTTGCTTGAACTGCTTCCATTGCACGCAACTAGGTCTCGTGCCTTATACATTGCAGACACCTGGAAAATCTGACGGTTGTCCCCTGTGCTAGCTGACTGCAGGAGTGTGTGCAGTGGTTTATCTTCCCTGTTAAAAGGCAGTAGTATACAGAGCCTTTTAGAGCTGTTAATATGCTTTGGACTGAAGTACAGAAATTAATTTAGAAGCTAATATGGCTGTTAGCACACTCAAAttgatatatgtaatgtaatttatttcttatatacggctaaactccgttaggattctaagcggtttacagaaaaaatagacaatagggtacattaaaattataagtaatataggtttacagagaaatatacattaaaggataaaataaaaataagataaataaataaagaataggtacttagaaatacccttactgtcccgaaggctcacaatctaactaaagtacctagaagacAGTTATTGAGCAGTAGgaataaaataaagatagagatattgaacaagatattaaacattctaacaagagtaCACAGATCACTCTGAGGCCATAGTACTTTTTAAAGTAAAGTATACATCTCagtaataattaaataaataaactaaatgaattaaattaaatttgtttGAGTTAAAACTAAatatggaaaattttaaaaagaacataTATGGACATAATAAATGTGAAAAAGAATGAATAACAAAGGAATGTGAGTGGGGAAAAAGCGTTGAGCAATGGAATTCTgaggaataatttaaaaataaagatataaaacaaatacataaaaaacagtaaaattaGGATATAATAAATATGATGATATAAGAGACAAAAGGGACCAGCATCACTTCAGTCAGACCAACAAATATGTCCATGCAGATCCAGGTTAAATGAAGAGATGAGGTGAAttaaagtttgcaaatgtttaacGCCgtgtttaaaaaatctttttatttaatagaaacatgaaggcagataaaggccaaatggcccatctagtctgcccagccgcagtaaccattatctctttctctctccgagaaatcccacgtgcctattccaggtcctcttgaatttagacacagtctctgtttccactaccgcttccatgcatcgaccaccctttctgtaaaaaaagtatttcctcagattactccggagcctctcacctcttaacttcatcctatgccctctcattgcagagtttcatttcaaatgaaagagactcgactcatgtgcatttacaccacataggtatttaaacatctctatcatatcttccctctccctattggctaagactcttaacatttgcatctcctcttcctataggctaaggctctgtgcacctgcattgtgaggtcatagagctgcccatctgcagtaaccattatctcttcctctctctaagagatcccacgtgcctatctcaggcccttttgaattcagacacagtctctgtctccaccacctcttccgatcGACTGTTCCAtatatctaccaccttttctttaaaaaagtatttccttagatgactccggagcctctcacctcttaacttcatcctatgccctctcattgcagagtttcctttcaaatgaaagagactcgactcgtgcgtaTTTACaatacgtaggtatttaaacgtctctatcctatctcccctctcccgccattCCTCctaaatatacagattgagatctttaagtctgtccccagacGCCTTATCACGAAGGCTTATTTTAACTTGGAGTAAGTTAACATACCTCTCTGGAGTTGCAGTACTTTTCCAGCATGGTGTGGTCCAGGGTAGGACTTTAATGTGACGTGTTCTTCTCTACACATTGGAAAGTGAGAACTGTTGAAATGCTTTTGTCAAACAATTTGCTGGCTGCAGAGCTACTGCAACTtctgattttcttttttatttgcagCTACACTGAAGGTCGATAACACCATTAAAAGTGTGAAGAGGCTGCAGCTGTCACCAGCATCCTATGTCATTTTTGACCATGGAAGTACAGTATCTGTTTTCTCTCTATTCTCACTTGAAAAGTGTCTGGTTCTCATCAGGGAGCCTTTTTGTGGTGGTGTCGATGATTATTTCTgtgtagtatttatttattccattttctataccgttctcccagtggagctcagaatggttttacatgcatttattcaggtcctcaagcagttttccctctctgtcccagcgggctcacaatctttctaacgtacctggggcaaaacATAGCACTGGGGCCAAACATAGCAGTGGCTTCTCTCAGGAAAAGAGGATCAGAGTGCATCTTCCTATAGAGCTACTTCCACAAGGAACCACTATAGCCCCCATGCTCCAGGGCAGCGAGAACTACCCaagcaccatttttttttttagattcttATGTAATAATTTGGATTTTCAACCTGCCTTAGCAAATAATGCTCAAAGCAGCTTACTGTCAAATTTTTAGAATTAAGGTACAAAGTCCCTTTCAAAAGAGTGAGTACTTGAGAATAGGGGTGAGATCTGAATGCGCATCTCATTGCATTTCAGGTCCATTGCGATAACCACTTCTATTAATGGAATAAAGAAGCTTTCTTTTTCCACACACACAGGAGACAATGTGACATTTTAGTAAAATACTGCCTGCAAACTTGAAATCTATGAAAGCAATGCATTACAAAGGCTATGATATGAGAATATCAGTTTGAGCTCTGATGGAAagtatttttctttgctttcctttttattgttttatgtattttgttttgattcttatgtatgttttattcacGGTCGAGTCACATTATCATGACCGCTGCCTACCTCTGACATCAGTCACTCACAGCCAGTGAATGAACGCTCATGTCGCCTGCAAACTTTGTGGGTTGTCAGCAAGTTGCCAGTATAGCAACTGTGGCTGTCGTGGGGGGAAAAGTGCGATTTATCGGACATTGAAAAAGACTTGATCATCAGCTACTGGGCCAAAGGCGGCAGCATTTCAGAAACGTTGGAGTTTGTTAACTTTTCAcaggctgctgtggttaaagtgtactGTGAATGGACGAACAGAACCTTTTTGATGACCCAACTTGGTAACTGTGGGGCAGCACGAGCCATCGATGGGAGAGGTGAACATTGGCTGCGCAGGTTGGTGTGGACCGATCAGCAGGCTATCATGGAGCAACTCGCTTCCTGATGTGTCTCTCTGGAGCAGACAACTGGCGGCTGCACCTTGCTTACGAAGGTTCATCTCCAAAAATGGCTGCAATTTTCACAGGAATACCGACATTGGATgtacaccgactggcagagggttgccttctccGACAAGTCACGTTTTGAGCTCCATCGAAAGGAATGGGTGCTGGCACGTCAGGCTTGAAACCACCACCAACAAACACAAGCCAGTGGCGGCAGTGTTATGGCCTGGGGGATATTTTCTTGGTACGGTCTGGGTCCCTTGGAAGGCACTCTCAGCTGAaatgggtatctctccatccttACTGAACAAGTACACCCGTACATGGCCAATGGATtcttccaacaggacaatgcGGCATGTCAAACCACCAGAATTGTTTGCTTGACTTCCAGCTACTACCCTGGCCTCCAAATTCTCCAGACCTTAACCCAATTGAGCACATTTGGGACCACCTCAAACAGCATGTTCGACAGTTGGATCCACCACCATGCATTCGTCAGGCTGCATGGCTTCAGATATCTCTAGCAACCACCAAGCATCTTACTGAGTCATTCCCACGGTGTCTGGCTGCTGTCCATGTTGCCAGAGGCAGCTATTCTGAATATTAGAAGGTGGTCATAATAATATGACTCAACAATGAATTATCTTGTTTTTATTGTAATTACAATCTGTATTACTTTGTTCCTTGCCTTGAGCAATGATGATTTGTGGGTTATAAagttttttaatcagttttttaaATCAGTTACATTGTCCAGGGAAGGCTCACTCAAATGCAGACTCTGCTTCGAACTGGGCTAGTTTGAAAACCCTGGTCCCACCTTGGGTGAAGAGTCTGCATTTCGTGTACTTAAGAATCTGTAATCCTAAAACTGTGACTATCGGTTTTATATGATACAGTTGTGTACTCTGTTCTCTGTTTTTATACAAGTGCAGTGATGTTGCTTAagctgtggttttgtttcccccagaGGAAAATGTTGCCAATATCTACAAGGATCTACAGAAGTTGTCACGAATGTTTAAAGATCAGCTGGTGTATCCTTTACTGGCCTCTGCCCGACAAGGTAAGAGCCGCACCTCCAGAGTTCTCCTTTGCCCTGTGCTTGAAAAGGGGTCCTGGCTGGACTCTTGACAGAAGCCCACAAAAAGCAGATCTCAGGGGAAGAGCTTTGCTTTGCTGTCTAATTCTTTCACTTTGAAGAATGTGGGTAGGATaataaaagaaaggagaaaataattttatctATTAAATTGGGTACTTGAAGCGTTTtggattgggttttttttctttcagctgaGAATGTCTTGTTTTGTGTTACAAACATACATTTATACAAAACAATTACATTTTTGGTCTTTAAAAACAGGCGAGAGTGCGTTGTGTAGCAGCAGTTGAGCTGTTTGGCCTCCTTGTaagtttttctcttccctcctgcagCTCTGAACCTCCCGGATGTCTTTGGCCTGGCCGTGCTCCCGTTGGAGTTGAAACTGCGTATTTTCCGGCTCCTGGATGTGCGCTCGGTTCTCGCTGTTTCTGCTGTGTGCCACGATCTCTGTGCGGTAGCCAACGATTCAGCACTTTGGCGGTTCCTGTACCTACGTGACTTTCGAGGTGCGTCTCCTCTCACGTCCGCTATGTGCTTCTGTATGGTAGCGAGACTATGGTGTCTTGTACCTTCAGCTGTGACGTTTTAGAGATGATCAGCTAACTTCAGCTTAAGTGCAAATTTAGAAAACAAAATCTCATCTGTTTGAAGGCTTTCGTTTAAAGATGATAAAGtacagtttatttttattttctttacagaTCCTATGTCCAGGCCTCGAGATACAGACTGGAAAGAAGTAAGTGATGTGGATACTCTTAGCAATATTCCCACCTTCTTCTGTGTTGACAGGTTATCAGGACTGAAATGTTAAGCCCTGGATGGACGCCAGGGTGTCAAGATTAGAATATAGTTAATAGTTCAACTCTTCCACTGTATTATGCTCAGCTCACTCAGCACTCTGCTCCGTCACTTCTTATCTCCTAGTTCCCTTCAAGTGGATACCCAGTACCCAAAGGCAGCTTTATACTAGTGAGACCTAATATGTAAAGCTCTTTAGCTCCCAGTTTACATAATCTCTTAACACTGTTCAGGATTAAGTGCTGCTTGCTTTTTTTGCCTGGGATGATATCGTGCATTATTTTGACTATGTGACACAGCAAGCAGGGAAAATGCATCTTAGTCTTCTCACACCGGTTTCACTGAGCATCATTAAGATTTGTAGTAGATGGATTTTAAGGAGGAAAATTTTTCAGCATTCTCTTTGCACAACACTGGCAGTTACTCCAGGGTTTACTAATCAACCCAAGTGGCCACCCTgcacagcaaagaaaaaaagaggaaaaaccagAAGCAGGTCTAATAAGCAAACAGTAAAAGGTGGGACAAGTCACGAATTGACTGATTAAATGACAGCATAGAAGGATTGTGCCCAGTTCAATTCCTGTCCTTTCCAGT
This window encodes:
- the FBXO7 gene encoding F-box only protein 7, whose protein sequence is MKLRVRVKKQTSWVELESEECTLSDLQSKLCDSVLPALGYSSDTSFTITLNGKDPLSGEQETLVSYGIVSGDLICLLLPESATAHLSPQRYSPLSRAPQSNQAAHSVITVRSQARTETEESPGESLQNCNTMAGIEDNFTSGGSGVPGESNFRVLPADMDTEDVPSPCPLEPMLCSEATDGHVPHSLEKLYHAAECTNSSDALIVVVHLLMLETGYLPKGSDSKVLLMPDRWRNGGIYKLQYTHPLSDVGLSTLTCVPMGNLIVVNATLKVDNTIKSVKRLQLSPASYVIFDHGKENVANIYKDLQKLSRMFKDQLVYPLLASARQALNLPDVFGLAVLPLELKLRIFRLLDVRSVLAVSAVCHDLCAVANDSALWRFLYLRDFRDPMSRPRDTDWKELYKKKQKQKKEAIRWRHMFFLPSPPHPIPFHPNPFYPTPFAPSPIYPPGIIGGEYDQRPVLPFVGDPITSLIPGSGQTPGRFPPFRPHFDPIGPLPEPSPTLPGRSGPRPSRGRPSDIRRMFI